The Verrucomicrobiia bacterium genome has a window encoding:
- a CDS encoding GNAT family N-acetyltransferase: MNSEKTSFDPFWREKYSATITTSAQAVARIKPGQRIFIGTGVAEPLELVRALTKRAYDLPDTEIVHLLTFGEAPYAHRELAQYFRVNSFFIGENVRGIIQEGLGDYTPIHLSDIPRLFDTGQLPLDVALIQVTPPDERGMCSLGVSVDIVKSAAANASLVIAQVNPNMPRTHGDTAVHIHELDVLVPVDEPILEVQEGPEDEETRPIAEYLASLIEDGSTIEVGIGRIPQALLRFLKTKKDLGIHTEMITDGIVDLVQSGAANGSRKKVDKGKVVASFCLGTKKLYDYVNNNPKFAFHPTEYVNDPSIISQQYKMVAINTALEIDLTGQVCADSLGSKFFSGVGGQVDFNRGAAKAPGGKAVIALPSTAHNGTISRIVTNLSPGAGVVTTRAGVNYVVTEHGVAYLHGKSIQERALALICVAHPKFRAKLLREAIEAKYLSAELADKEGKLLVGPKELRTTHLLHDGTQIVYRPIHPTDEPRMRDLFYKLSEQSKFYRFMGHLTRVPRSQIEDFVYIDHRSEVCVVGVLPSAAGEEIIAVGNYYLDPKTNKAEVAFTVADSWQRRGIGTFMLKHLTRIARRNGIGGFTAEVLAENKGMQTVFNRSGLKVQSHYRGDVFSYELDFE, from the coding sequence ATGAACTCTGAAAAAACCAGCTTCGATCCGTTCTGGAGGGAGAAATACAGCGCCACGATCACGACGTCCGCCCAGGCGGTCGCCCGGATCAAGCCCGGCCAGCGCATTTTCATCGGCACCGGCGTGGCGGAACCGCTTGAACTCGTCCGCGCGCTCACCAAACGCGCCTATGATTTGCCGGACACGGAAATCGTCCACCTGCTCACATTTGGCGAGGCGCCCTACGCGCACCGCGAACTCGCGCAATATTTCCGCGTCAACAGCTTCTTCATCGGGGAAAACGTGCGCGGCATCATTCAAGAGGGGCTGGGTGACTACACGCCGATTCATCTTTCGGACATTCCGCGTCTGTTTGACACCGGCCAGTTGCCGCTCGACGTGGCGCTGATTCAAGTCACCCCGCCGGACGAGCGCGGCATGTGCAGCCTCGGGGTGTCGGTGGACATCGTGAAAAGCGCGGCGGCCAACGCCTCGCTGGTCATTGCGCAGGTCAATCCGAACATGCCGCGCACGCACGGCGACACCGCGGTGCACATCCACGAGCTGGACGTGCTGGTGCCGGTGGACGAGCCGATTCTGGAGGTGCAGGAAGGGCCGGAGGACGAGGAGACCCGGCCCATCGCCGAGTATCTCGCCTCGTTGATCGAGGACGGCTCGACCATCGAAGTCGGCATCGGCCGCATTCCGCAGGCGTTGCTGCGCTTTCTGAAGACCAAAAAGGATCTCGGCATCCACACCGAAATGATCACCGACGGCATTGTGGACCTTGTCCAAAGCGGCGCCGCCAACGGCAGCCGCAAGAAGGTGGACAAGGGCAAGGTCGTGGCCAGCTTCTGCCTTGGCACGAAGAAGCTTTACGACTACGTGAACAACAATCCGAAGTTCGCGTTCCATCCCACGGAATACGTCAACGACCCGTCCATCATCAGCCAGCAATACAAGATGGTGGCCATCAACACCGCGCTGGAAATCGATCTGACCGGCCAGGTTTGCGCGGATTCGCTCGGGAGCAAGTTCTTCTCCGGCGTGGGCGGGCAGGTGGATTTCAACCGCGGCGCGGCCAAGGCGCCGGGCGGCAAGGCCGTCATCGCGCTGCCCTCCACCGCGCACAACGGCACGATCTCCCGCATCGTGACGAACCTGAGCCCCGGCGCCGGCGTGGTGACCACCCGCGCGGGCGTGAACTACGTCGTCACCGAACACGGCGTGGCCTACCTGCACGGCAAGAGCATTCAGGAACGCGCCCTGGCGCTCATCTGCGTGGCGCATCCCAAGTTCCGCGCCAAACTGCTCCGCGAAGCCATCGAGGCGAAGTATCTCAGCGCCGAACTCGCGGACAAGGAAGGCAAGCTCCTGGTCGGCCCGAAGGAACTCCGCACCACGCACCTGCTGCACGACGGCACGCAGATTGTGTATCGCCCGATTCATCCCACGGACGAGCCGCGCATGCGCGACCTGTTCTACAAGCTGAGCGAGCAGTCCAAGTTTTACCGCTTCATGGGCCACCTCACGCGCGTGCCCCGCAGCCAGATCGAGGACTTCGTTTACATCGACCACCGCAGCGAAGTGTGCGTGGTCGGCGTGCTGCCGTCGGCCGCCGGCGAGGAAATCATCGCCGTGGGCAACTACTACCTCGATCCGAAGACGAACAAGGCCGAGGTGGCGTTCACCGTGGCGGACAGCTGGCAGCGGCGCGGCATCGGCACGTTCATGCTGAAACACCTGACGCGCATCGCGCGGCGGAACGGCATCGGCGGCTTCACGGCGGAGGTGCTGGCGGAAAACAAGGGCATGCAGACCGTGTTCAACCGCAGCGGGCTGAAGGTGCAGAGCCACTACCGCGGCGACGTCTTCAGCTACGAGCTGGATTTTGAGTGA